A region of the Oenanthe melanoleuca isolate GR-GAL-2019-014 chromosome 14, OMel1.0, whole genome shotgun sequence genome:
ctcagctgttGCCAAATTCCCATTTGCAATACCAGTCATGGTCCCTCTCCTGCTGGaagtctgtgctgtgtttggaCACAGATggggaggaagagcagagaggttcctgccccactgcagccgCCAGCTGCTCGTGCAGATGTGTTGTCCCACTGGCGGTGGCAgcctctgtccctctcctgcccaaGGGGGTCTCAGGGCTCTCTGGGGGTGATAATGGTGCTCTCTGTGTTGCAGCTTCCCTGACCCCACCCCTGCTGAGGGTCCTGGCACATGGGCACCATTTGCTGGTGGAGCTGCCAGACATGGGACCCTCCTTCCAGTTCCGAGTGCTCTACTGGAGGAAgggccaggagagcagggtgaGTTCTGCCCCAGGCAGTAACAGAGGGATGCACACACACTGCCCAGAGCCtgtctgccagcccagctcctgtgaAGGCTGCAGGACCTGCCTGGAGTGGATTTGTGCCACCTCACCCTGCACACACCAGTGGGTTGCTGTGGGTTCCTCATGGAGAGGCTTGTCTGTTCTTCCCACATTTCCTTCCTGGGAAAAAGGAATCCCCTCTCACACCTCAACCACGGATAGAAACCAGAGTCAGGAACCAAAGGTGTTTGTGCTGACTTCTTCCTCTGAACATCATCTGGTCTACTCTACTGTGATTAGGGTGTCACACTGAGGTACTGACAaacttttgtgttttctgagcCAAAAATTGCAGCATTACTAGTCCTTGGTGGATTTCTGTTCCATTAATTTATCTGTTCTGGCTTTCAATCTGTGTAAATTTCTAGCTTGTACAACTTCCTGCAATGAGGAATTCTGCAGCTTAACTGTTGTGCAGTCTCAACCTTGATTTGGGaatgagggagagaaaaatcattCCCCATTCACTTTCTCtactattctattctattctattctattctattctattctattctattctattctattctattctattctattctattccatttctattccattccattccattccattccattccattccattccattccattccattccattccattccatttttcctttctattaGTTTCAtattctgtgtctttttccaGGCCAAGGACTCCCAGACTactcagctgctccctgtggaaGCCCTCAcagctatttttgttttcaccagggtgggcagggagaaaCCTGCAGAGTCCAAGGTGCAGGAACACTCTGTGTTAGCaccataaaacaaaacaagtctTCCCACTCCCTTGTCTCTCCAGCAATTGTTAATGTGACTGCCACAGAGCTGATAATCCCATGGAAACTGAACCCTAGGTTCCTGTTTATGATGAAGGATGCTGTGAAAATGTAGGAGGAAAATTCTTATGAGCATAATTCCACGTTTATCAATATTGAATTGCATTTGTTGCTTTATTACCAGATCCTCCTGCTGTTCTTCACAATTGTCTGTCACCTTTGCTATTGTGAAGTGGGTTTTTAGTAGCAGtatcagttttcatttttcttcctgatcaCCTCTGCTAATACCTGAGTCCCCTCCATTGCTTCCTGCCACTCTCACTTAGCAATTTACTCACACAAAAGTCTTTAGTCTGTAAGAAGGCATCAGGAGCAGGACTGCCCACTGTGAAATCCAGCTAAATGAGATCAGCCTTGTCCATGGGCTTTCTGACACCTTAAAAACAATTAATAGGTTTGTATCTGGTTGTGctttatgaataaaatattacatCTCCTTCAGTATGTGATCTTAATCACCTCAACATTAATTCCAAATTTCAGAATACTTTCTACTAACTGCACTGTTGTAAACATTAGTTTTGCTGCTCAATAAAAGTCCTATGCTGGGACTCttattggtttttttaattatttttacatttgacATGTCTCATTTGAAGTTTCTGCAAGAGGTCACTCTAGGTAGTCACAGACCTGGTTTTGTCATTGAAATCTTTTCAAACTAATGGCTTTCCATGTCATGTTTCTGTGAAGAAAGCTATTTTGATGGTGGGAAGGACTTGTCCTGCCAGGAGAGCCCTCCTGGCTTGTTGGAGTTTCCCATCTGTGTGTGGAGCTGGAGGCTGATCAGACCTTCTGTGAGAACAGGTTTgcatctgcagcacagaaagaggagcagctggggagctcttcccatcctctcctggctggggactctggaaacagcaaatgcatttttctagCAATGGATGCAGAGCCATTCATGGCAATAAAACAATGTACTGCTGATCACTTGCTGTTTCAGCTTTGCTGGAGAGTGCTGTAGCTGCACACACCAAATTCACTCTCCCCTCACCAACCCAGTGCatcccctccctgagctctcACAGCCCCAACACAGCAGGGTGATGATTTTGCATCCAGCACACCCAGAAAACCTCCAGTCTGTCAAGATCCCCTCCTAGCAGGGTAGCAGGTTCTGGAGCTGTGGCCCAGCACCACCATTGTGACTCTGGCTCACAGCTTCTTCCTTCCAccccctcctgcccttcccaaagTGTGTGTGCtcaccctgcactgctctgtgctttcctcctGGCTGCTTTCATTCTTCTTTTGTTCTACTCaccccctgctgctccctcctttTCTTGCTGGACAAGCATCATGCTGATGCCAGATCATTTTTGTGTTTCCTCTTTTCTATATCTCTGTGTTCTTTACACATATTTTTGGAGCTCTGTAGCTTATTATTGCATTCCTAGCTCACTTTCCCAGTACTTTTCCCTGCCCTGATACACAGAAAGACAAACCATATTCCAAAGTCCCTATCCTATCTTGGTTCTTCTGAGAAACCAAGGCTAGGAAAAAGCTCTTTGAGACATTTTCATCAACAAACTTCAGTTCTGTCTGAGGGGGGAGGATTTAGAAGAGGCCTGAATTTGGTGGGGGGATAGTTGCATCACCACTTGTGCTCctaatttgtgtttttttcaattAGGCTCATTTATTAAACTTATAAATCTCTATTTGCCATGTGGGGGGGATGGGCTTTTGTGGACATTTTCTATACCTACAGCTGGAGGTCTCCAATAAAGATCAACCCTTGTATTACCTCCTGTAtgatataataataataataataataataataataataaatatattatacattatacattatacattatatattatatattatatattatatattatataatatatattatatattatatattatatattatatattatatattatatattatatattatatattatatattatatattatatattatatattatatattatatattatatattatatattatatattataataataaataataataaggtttgttttggttttttgggggttttttgtttgtttgtttggggtttttttgtttgttttttttttttaagtgtgtgTGTTTCATTCCCAGGCTCTGTAGGGCATCACTGCTGTTTGGTGCTAGATCCTTGCCCTGATGCTTTGTGTTTGGGCCTGTGGCAGGTGCAGCAGAAGGTGATGAGGGAggtgagctctgtgctccacCTGGGCTCCatggaggcaggagctgagtACTGTGTGAAGGCTCAGACACACGTCCAGGCCAtcaacaggagcagcagcttcagccccaCTCAGTGTGTGAGGGCACAGGGTAAGAgccacctgccctgctctgctccttgcttcccaccccaaaccccctgccctgcttgcagggtgctgtggctttccctgagcatctccccagctcaggctgcctgCAGTTCTCTACAAGTTTTGCTGCCTGTCCTCTCCAGGTGACACATCCCTGTGGCTGGTCACTGCCCTCATCTCCTCCATTGGCTTTGCTGTGGCAGCTTTGACCCTGCCTCTCCTTATCTGGAAAATAAGTAAAATCTTCCAatattgcttctgccccgctgctgtCCTGCCAGACACACTGGTAACtattttttactgtgttttattggtttttgTAGTGCTGGGTATCCTCAGGAGGATGGGGCAGGCAGAAAAAGCAGGTTCCCAGGAAGCCTTGCCCATTCCAGTGTGAGTGCAGGGACCAGCAGCCCTGAACTGGCTGCACAGCcagaaaagtcagaaaatatTCTGTCATTGCCTTTGGCCCAAGCCCTGGACAGGGAAGATGCTCCTGGGAAAAGGCTTGGGAGGCAGGAActggcccagcctgagcagctgctccctgaaCCAAACAGCTGTGCCACTTGCTAAGCAGAAATCTGTCCAAAGCTCCTTGGGAATGTGCTGAAATGCCCAGCTGAAGTGAGAATGCAGGTCAGCAGCCTCTGTGGCTGTGGgttctctgggcagctgtggcaggaaggaggggaggaacACTTTGTGGGGAGAAGGACAAGCAGAGCGCTCAGCAGCCTGAGGGTGTTTGAGTGAGTgcatttgttttccagaaagaGCCAGAGCCCCCCTCCCAGCTGGTCCTGCAGGGCAGTGAAGAAGCTGAGCAATGTGACCTGCTGGTGGTTGTGGTGCCCCCAGAAGAAGTTCTCCAGCTGTGGATTCAAAAAGCACTTTAGAGCAGCCCAGAAAacacacagcccctctgcagcatcTTCATCCACCTACATCAGAAGCAAGTAAAGGtgacagcagccagctgtgtccctgcccctcagcTCACCAGGAGCAGGCATGGGCTGGCCACTCTCCCTTTTTCTGCCACAGTGGTGCTCCCAAGGCAGAGCCCAGTTCCAAACCATTCCAGCCTCGGTGTTTTCACCTCAGTAAGAGTTTCTTACATGGCTAAGCCAGCTGGAATGAGCAGGGGAAAATGCAGACCCTGAAGTGAGGTCACATTTTTGAAAAGGGCACTGAgtggctgcagcatcctcaTCTTTGACAGgtgacagtgctgctgccaccaacAACACCTTGAGGGATGCCTGGCTTTCACCAGTGCTTTGGGAGGAGTGAAGTGGGAACAGCCAGATTCCAGAAGTGGTTggagggagcactgggaaccccccagggagcagagctctgcaagaccagcagcatcactgacaATGTACAGCTCCAAAATCACCTAGTCAGGCAGTCAGAAATGCAAAAGCTGTGTATACATGAAGGGAAAATCAGGACCTTTAAGGGGAAGAAAATTAGGGatgaattatttaaatgagAGAGGATTGGAATAGAGAAAGGTTgggaaaagacagagaaaggTAGGCTCCAGAAACAgtgaaagaaatgggaaaagagaaaacaggatGTGTGAAGAGTGATCAGGATTGTCCAGGGTGCCTGCTGGCCATCCCTGTGGTTCAACACCACACCTGAAACAGGACAGGGATTATTTCACACAAGGCAGATGTGTTGCTGTGGTCACAAGGGCCAGAGTGGAAAATGCAGTTCTTATCTTGGCAAACAGAGGAGAATCAGGCTGGATGGATCAAGCATCCCTGCATGACCATTTAGTGACCATTCCAGGCCTGACAACACCATAATCCTCCAGGCATCTTGTCCTCATGAGGAAGGAAATTGCAAAAAGAGAAATTCCTTCTAAATGCAGATAAAATACAGGTGTTGTGCATATTGCCACATTGGAAAAATGAGAGACTTGTGTCAGCAAGGCATGAGTGAAAAGACAGAGATCTGAGAAGCTTTTCTCAAAAGCTCTCAGTGGTTTCAATGAAAAACAAGAATCTCATAAAATGCACCTTTTCCAGTTCCATTCTTGCAACCTTGTGTGAGGCCATGGGGTGGCAACAAAGCACTGTGGAAAGGCAGGAGTGACTCAGGAGTCTGTACCTGTGTTCTGCCAGGCCATTCACCCCCTGGCCCCCAGCCAGAACctcattttcctgttgcagCCCACTTGCTTGGTTTATTCCTGTCTCATTAGCTTATTTCTGGGCAATATTGGAGTGCCACGCTTTGGTGTTGAACTGTAAGATTGGTATTGCTGAATACTGAGCAAATTACAGGGTGAGAAAATCCATGCAGGTCTGGCCATTGAAAACTCAGCATTCATTATTAGTTTGTTGGTAATTAACTGGGAAATGCCTGGTTACAAGCACCCATGAGATGATTtggaagcaaagaggaaaagggcATTTCCAAGGGCTGATGTGACAAGTGCCCAGCAGGTCTCAGCCTCCCTAAACCAAGCTGGAGCAGCAATGGGAACAAGCAGTGAGTgatgctggcagggagctgcagagtgtTTGGgggcacagacagcacagaacTTCAGCTCCTTGCAGGGTCAAGGGCTCTTGGGCAAAAATCCCTTTGCACAGCTTTGCCCAGAGCTTGAATTTTCAAGGGCCTTGGTTGTGTTGCTGGTTTAGGGAGCTCAATGCCTCACATTTATCCTTATTTTATACCCCTTGGAATCTGACAAGTTCAGTGTCTTGATTTCTAGACATGCAGGAAATTATCCTCTGGCTTGTCCATGCCATGGGTCCAAGAAGCCTCAGCAACTCCTCCTATCTCTTCCTCCCCccactgctgcattttcagaatcacagaatcagaatcttctgagctggaaggaacccacaaggaCCAacaagtccaactcttaagtgaatggccccTATGGGCATCAAACCCACAATCCTGGCATTATTAGCACCACTCTCTAACCAGCAATTGTTCAGGGCTATAtagaaaagaagggaaataaaaggcCATTGAATGTGaagggcttttaaaaaaaatatcttaatgCCTATTTTCCAGCTGCACATTAAGCATGGAGCATATGTTTCTTCCTCACTTGCAATAACAGATTTTATGTCCTTCCTCATTGCCAATAAAGCAGTTAAACTGTTGTAGAAAACTGCACAGACAAcattaaacaaaagaaacacccgagaaaaaattcttaaaatggGGATATGAGAGGGAGCTGTGTAAGAGCCACTGCCACCTTAGCAGACTATTCTCAATTTACATTAGGATATTCCAGTTTATGGCAGCTTGAAGCCAAATTTGAGATGGTGATTGAAAATCCTTTCCAGCCTTCTCCTTTTGAAGAATGTGCTGCATTTTGTTAAGCCTGAAAATCATGGTAGAGACCAAGAGCAATTCCCTGCCTGCCAAGGACACAGGagcagggtggcactgccatCAGTGACTCCTGAATTCATTTTCCTGCTATCCAAAAGTTAATTTTGGCATGGCAAGCACTGCCTGGGATAACTGATTTTGCTCCCAGCACCACGATACCACCCAGAAAAGGCCCAGAGCAGTCACCACAGTGAAGAATCTGTACAGATCAGCTTTGCTGGGTTCTTTTCCCTTCATCAggtattttattcctttcaaaataaactTGGCTATTTTTCTCAAAAAGTGCTGCATGGAAATAAAGCACAAACCTGCATTGTCTTTTGAGTGAGTTTTGGTTCTGTGCTCCCTCAGCTGTGGGATGTGAGTCCAAAAACCCAACCTTTCTGTGAAGACTTTgtaagaacaaaagaaatggCAATTAGAACAGTTTTCAAAGAACAAATTAAGAAGATCAGCATAAAAACTATTGATTACCTGAGCATTTGAGCAGAGTTACATATTGCTGCATTGACAAGAAAGCAAGGAACTCAATTATCTGTTCCATGACATTAACAGGCTGGAATGTAGgttaatttttcctctgaagtaTATTTCATCAGAATTATATTgctttttgcaatttttatacACTCCAGCATTTCCCTCTCCAATCAAACTGAGATCTTTAACTTGATAAATTACCATTTTACGTGTTTCCTGCATTATTACTTTATGTTTGGTCTCTTTTCTTACAAAACTCAGAAGTAACCAAAAGCACTACTTTGACTGCAAATCAGTTCTGCTTCTTCTAAAGGTGATATTCTGTCCTGCAAATGAGCTgctacagaaataataaatatccAAACCAGAGACAGATATTTATTGTTTCAAGAATTTGCCTACAAATGATTTCTGCTGCTATTACAGTGcaaaactgcagaaacagaaattgtCTGAATTCATGTCTCTTGTGGTGTTTCTCAATAAATggaactattaaaaaaaatcagaaattactACATCAAGatataaaagcaattaaaagatGGCAAGGTTAAGTGAAATTGCCCTAGTAAATACTGCACATGGAGCCCTAATTTGGTTTCCTGGAGCTCATGGGTTATAATTCAGCTGTTACTACAGAAATGGCCCCATCTGAGGATTTTAATGTCATTGTTTGCTTGGGATCAACTCAGACCTTGGTTAAGAGGGCAGGACTTGTGTCCCAGTTCAGACAGTGGTGCTGGCCCagccacccagcccagcctagcCTGGGGTGCCAGCAGCCTCCACTGCATTTCCACATCCTCACACAGACAGGAGCACGTgccagcctgagctctgctcatGTGGCCTTGAATGGTGCTGAGGGCTGACTTGGGGAGGGTCTCAGGCAacacctgattttttttaaaaaaatatatatattattctTTCTTTGATCAGACATCTGAACCAAGAGAGTGAAGCCTAGAGGTTTAAGTCAATGCATTCTACCTGCCCAACAATTCCCATTTGgcagaattattttaactgCTCTGTATCAAATCCTGCAGCCTCTGTTAAAGGTGTTGCATTAACTCTCACAAGTGCCAGGGGTCTGTGAAGCCTGGATGATTTGGGCACTACCAGCAGAGCCCATGGTGGAGGAAAGGAACATCTCTTCAAAGGTGCACACAACCTCAGAGAAAAGTGTTCCCTGCCTGAGACCTTGCAGGTTACCAAGAATAGAAAGGACTTTTCTCCATCCAAAACCCAgccaaggaagggctggaaagAGGAGATATTCATGACCAGCTGTGAAGCTGGAAATACAGCTCCCAAGCTGAGCAGTCAGCGTGATACTGCTGAACTTTCTCCTCCCGTAGCTTCATTCCCACTCAGGCTCCCAAAAGATTCATAGCATTTTCCCTTTGAAGAACTGCTCTCTCATTTTGCCCCTTTGCTGAGGCCAGGGAGTTCACACAGACCTGGGAGAGTGGTCTTTGATagcagccagctgctgctctaGACTTTTTTATCATATTTTGGTCTCCAAAGCAGCCTGCCAGTGCACCCTCCTTTCACTCTGCTGAGTGTCCTGCTCGTCCTCCAGGTTGCTCATAcatctcctccctcctgctgctctccagacaGGCTGATGGCTaacattttccctctttctgccAAGTCCTGGCCTTGACTCCCTCTTCTGCCATCTGCTACAACTTCATTGTGAAATTTGACATTGTTCCCAACactctgctgggtttggtgctgCCTCAAAAGTCCTGCAGTTTGGAGGATGTCTCTCCCCATGACACTCTGTGCCATTTTTGGACAGTTTTGCCCAGGTTTTCTCAGGCAGTCTGGCATTTTCTTTGTCACTTCTGCATCCCCACTCACTTTCCTTCCCATGCACTGTGAAATGCtgtcccaggcaggcaggagctttccctgtccctgtctcctgcctgctgccctttTCTCCTTGGAACAGTTATGCAATTACCTGCCTGCTCTGGAGAGGCATCTTTGCcactgtgttttgctttttgtattgATCTCTTGATTTTCAGTTTGGCTGCTTTGTCCTCTGCTTTGCTCCTGGGGGAGAGATTTCTGCTCAAATTGAGATCTGCTGCTGAAATGTTCAAAACCTGCTGGCTGTATGTATAAATTTGCTGTGTTCTACAGCTCCTCTCTCAATGTAGACCAAACTCAGTGTCCTGCTACATTCAGCTTCCAGAGCCAGCCTGACCATCCTGCCTTCCTGTGGTGAGCAAACCTTGCCCTCCCCTTCAGCATCACTGCCCTGATGGGATCATGGGCTCATCCCTGGGCTCTTGATGCCCTGGCTTGGAAAACACCCCCAGTGACACAACGTGCACTCATTTCCTGCAAATCTGCATGGCCCCACCAAAAAGCCATCCCTGCACAAAAGCAGCCTCTCCTACTCTGCCCTGGTAAAGTCTGTTTCCCCAAGTGCATTTTGCACAGGGTACAATTTCTGCAGAGAAGATACAGAAACATGaagctccaggcacagagaTTGCTGAAACAAATCTCCCTGATCACTCCTTTTTGAACTAAAATCCCACTGCAAATCATAATCTACCACTTAAAATGCCTGGACACATGGATGAATCCTAATTATGGGGAAAAATACATGGACATACAAATAAGCAACATTATTCTTCATATAAATGATACCAAATGCACACAGTTTACTCCTTTGCCAggcacaaactgaaaacaaCAGACATTGAAATGTTCTAGCTTCTGTCCCTAAAAATACATTgataagagaaggaaaaaaatgtcataaaaaacACAACAAGCAAGCAATATAAATTAATCCATCTGTAGTTAGTGAATTAGACACTTGCAAAAGCACAGTGGGATATGACAAAATATAACATTATATGAGTATGGAAATCAGATGCCTGCGTTATAAAAGAGCATGTTTGGGTAATGAACTCTTTGACacttctcagctctgctctgattGTTGTGGCCACTTTTGCTGCTTTCATGGCAGGCCAGGGTGCCCAGGAATATTGAAAGACTCACAAGCTGCCATTAAGGCTTTGATGTGCAAGAATGCTTCTTTAATTGCAGCAATAAAGAATGAAGTGGGTTCTGCTTTTAGAGTTCCTCTTAAGTGGGCCTGTAGCTTCTTGTAATAACTTAGACATATCAAAGTTACCCTTAACAAAGAGTactaaatattaattaaacTTTCATCTTAATCCAATCCAACTGTCAATTGCGAGGAAATAATTCTTATAACTCTAAGACAGAAAAATTCATAATTCAGGATGAAAAGTAGGATAGCATTACACCTAATCCACTCCCACCAGAGGTGGGCACGTGTCAGTAGCTGTTGGGAATTGCCTCAGGAGTGCTGTGCTTGCTCAGCCCTGACCTTTTGGGCTGCCTCTTCAGGCACCTGAGCCAGCCAGCCCTCCCAGACACGAATCAAGACATGACTCAGACCTGTCACTTCTTTTCAtctcccttcctctccagcagctgctggaagaatTAGATGCAGATAGCAGAGTACAAATCTGCTGGcatcccagtcccacccagCTCACAcaaagagcagtgctgggtgatgCAGCTGATGCTGTTTGGGACCCTGAGGATGAGCAATGCTGGCCACAGaccacagcatccacagcaggTCTGTGCTGAGGGCACTCTGGCATGTTTTGTCCACTGCCCAGTGATGCTGGACCAAGGAAATTGTTGTGGGAGAAGCAACAGTTTATTTTACCTCTTCCATTTCCATCAGGACTGCTAAAGGTCTTTGCTACAGTGCTGTCAGAATTCATTTTTTGCCTGGTTGCTTTAGGAACAGGGAGAATTTCCTGAGCAATCTTCTTGTCCTTGCCTAAATGCCCACAAGCAAAGTATGTGGAAGACACACTGCAAGTCAAGTTAAAGTGAAGCCAAGATTTCCTGTGGTATCAATATTCAGCCCACCTCCACTCGGACCCCCAGGGGCTGCCCGCTTGCTGAGGGCTTCATTTCTGCCAAAAATCAGGATtgtgcctgagcagcagctctgagatgAGCAGCACTGttcagcccagcctgtgtgctcAGAGTGCCAAGCatcactgctgagcacagactGCTTTGGGtcacagctccaggaaaaagataaaaaccgGGGTGAAAACAGCTAAAAGGAGCCTGAGGGTGCAGAGAACACAAACTTCACAGCTGGGAGACACAATCTGGGAAATATGTACAGTATTTCCATCCCAACCCCCTTCtccaaatataaaaataaaaccccttcAGTGACTGAGGTAAGGAGAAACTTCCCATTCTGCtggacagagcagagacaggGGAGGGATACTGGGGGCACACCAATGATTCATATTTACTGTGCTAAGAGAGAGAGATAAAGATGATCTATGCAGAGCTCTATGTCAAGGGAGGAAAATTACAActagaaaaagagattttgagTCATGTGCAAAACAAATGAATAGAGCAAGTGAatcctgtggctctgtggtgctgaggaaaagaaaaaaggagctGCCAGGTGGGGTCCAGTCCAAagtggcaggaggagctgggaactCCAGTCCAGGGACAGCtgaaaaggacaaaataaacatttgagGAAGCCCAGGAGGACAGAGCtgtaagaaatgaaaatttaaataagctATAGGGAGTTTAAAGTGTTGATTTAAATCCAGCATATAATCCCATGCATTTGTCATTGCTGGTTCCAAATAAACACCCAGACTGTCCCCATCAGCAGCAGAGGACCCAAAAGTAGGGCTTCCTCTCACTTTAGTGAATGGTGCCTCTGTTTTCCACTAGTGAAAAACAGAGCCTGATTGAAAGATTCCTTTTGCAAAAGCtatcattattttaaatcctCTGGGCCAAATTCTTTTTGTACACAAATAAATACTGAGTGATTGCACTTTACACTGCTCCTATATGAAATACTAAAGGAAAAGGGGTTACTTTAACCTGTgaaggcatttttttctcacaaCATCAGAGAAAAGTTATTGCTgcaaaaaggattttaaagatTCTTGTAGCCACGACCTGAAAATTACATCTCTGTAGCATTCAAACCCTTCTACGTTATCATTAAGGATAATGCCACATAAATACTCCTTAATCCAGGCATCTGAACTGCCTTCTGCAACATATGTATGATCTTTCCACTTTTATACACAACAAATCTGATAAACAGAGATTATACAAAGGGAAGTGGTTGGAGTATTACAGAATGAGTATAGCACAGAACAGTTTCCTTATTTTCAAGTAATCCCCCCAAAAACAGGTTTCctctaggaaaaagaaaattattcatataaaaaaattctctgacTGAGCCTACTTTACTTTGTgctcaatatttttaaatgtttaagattcttaaatttctgctttgtcttttttttttttaaaaaaaaatgtcacCATGTCAGTTCTCAACAGCTCTGCCAGTCTGAAAAACAAGAATGAAGAAGATAAGGaggaacagaaatagaaatatctGCCAGGATTAGGAGTAAAAACCAAATGTAAGAAGTATTTAGGACAAAATTATCCCAGATAACAAAAGTCTTGGCTGCCCACCCCTCAGGGAGATGGGCACAGGAGAAGCAGAGTGTGCAGGCATTGCTGCTGCAGGCCAGTAAACACAATCCACAGGGCAATAGGCAGAGAAAATTTGTGAGAAAAGAGCTGCAAAGACCTATATTCACACTTGGAGAAGTGTGATGATTCAGATGCTGGCAGCCACTTGAAAGACAGTCCTGAAGAACAGCACCAGCTTTCTTGTGAAGGCTTTCTGTCAAAGTTTCAAGGGCTTTGTTTATTCCTCTTAACAAGTGGATAACCCTGAGAAATACAGGAACACCACAAACACATTACTGAATAAATGTCCtgcaacataaaaaatatttg
Encoded here:
- the IL20RB gene encoding interleukin-20 receptor subunit beta encodes the protein MSPGLICFFLCALSAPNLSGILGGDALLPAPQSISILSTNMKHFLTWSPVIIQGATVRYSVEFQGEYEREHAAGSWIPIPECSLTTATLCNLTQDISGSVPYRLRVRAQLGTASSPWGTTEGFFTRAMTSLTPPLLRVLAHGHHLLVELPDMGPSFQFRVLYWRKGQESRVQQKVMREVSSVLHLGSMEAGAEYCVKAQTHVQAINRSSSFSPTQCVRAQGDTSLWLVTALISSIGFAVAALTLPLLIWKISKIFQYCFCPAAVLPDTLKEPEPPSQLVLQGSEEAEQCDLLVVVVPPEEVLQLWIQKAL